The Chryseobacterium sp. 7 sequence GCCTTTATTTCCCACCATCGTCCAACCATCTTTTAATTCAACAGCAAGATTGGAATCAGTTGAGATAAAAGTTTCAATAGCCACAACGGAGTTTTTCTTAAAACGTCTGGTGTCATAGCGGTTCCTGTAGTTCAGTAATTCATCGGGCTGCTCGTGCAAGCTTTTTCCTACTCCATGGCCGGCAAGATTCTTAATGACTTTAAGCCCTCTTTTCTTGGCTTCTGTTTCCATTAAATATCCTATGTCAGCTATTTTCACACCGCCTTTTATGTTGTCGATTGCTTTTCTCAAAATATCTTTAGATGCCTCCACCAATTTCTGATGTCCGTGAATATCTTTTCCGATGACAAATGAGCTTCCATTATCAGCCCAATATCCATCCAGCTCTGCAGAAACATCAATATTAATCAGATCTCCTTCTTTCAAAATCCTATGATCAGTGGGAATACCATGGCAAAATTCATTATCCACACTAATACACGTCCAGCCAGGAAATCCATACGTCAGATAAGGAGCCGATTTTGCCCCAAAACCTTCCAGTATTTTGGCTCCATATTCGTCAAGATCTTTCGTGGTCATTCCCGGTTCAGCGTAATCCATCATCTTCTTTAGGGTGAAGGCAACCGCTTCACTTACTTTTTGCATTCCGAGCATCTGATCTTCGTTGGTGATTGACATAGTTTTTGGATTATTGTTGATAACTACAAAGTTAGGAAATTAAAATATTACAGTACAGCTATTTCCGTTGTACAAATCCATTTATAAAAAATTAAAGCCACTGCAGTTGCAGTGACTTTGTACTTTGTTTATGGAAACGAGCGAGACGCTCGTGTCAGCAGGATACTAATTATTTAAACCAAATTTATCTTCATAATTAAACCTTTCGATTCTACTAGATTTTTTTATAACTATTTCCAAAGAACCCTTTGGCTTTATTATTGAATCTCCAACGAAAATTTTTCCCCACCAGTCTCTATAAATAATTATACTATCGTTATTTCCGTAGACTAAGAATGGTATATTATGATTATCATAATTTATATATTTTTTGATGACTAAGGATTTTATTTCTTTTTCTCTCACTTCATCTAAAAAACCACCTCCACTTTCTGATGAAAATTTACGATTGTACAAAAAAATTACCGTAATAATAATTAACGCTATTAATAAACTCTTATTTCTATTCATTATTTATAATCTTTAGATGTATCGCTAACAAATCTAGTTTATGTTCTGGATATTAAAACTCCAAATGAAGGCTTATTTTGAAACCACTACTATTTGACACAGACCAGCCATAAGAATAATAAAATTTTCCTCCAAAAGTCCCCGTATTTGAATCTGCCACATAACCAACACCTCCAGTAACCCCAACAGAACCCATTAATTTTTGTAAAAAAAATAAATTTGAGAACAATATTGAAATAATTAGAAGTAGACTATTCAGGTGTTGGTGTTGTATTAACTTTTCCTTTTAAAATTTTCATAATCTTTATCTTTTTTCAAATTGCTGTTTCGACTACAACACTAGGATTTCCAGTTTTTTTTAGCTTTATCACTAACTTGATTAGGATTGATATCTTTTTGCTAAACTACTTCCTGAGCAGACATGCTCAAGCCTATGCATATGATAAATGCACCGAGATAAGTTTTCTCATTTCAATATTGTTTTCTGAGTTACGAACTAGTTTATTAAAAAACTTTGCAAATCTAACACCTTTTAAGACTTAAAAATCAATAATTAAATCTTATTTATAATATATAAGATTCTATTTCATTCTGATGCAAAAATATCTATGTGGTACGACAGAACATGTCGTATTAAAAAACAAAAAGGGTCGATCCTAAAAGAATCGACCCCAAAACATTAACTGTTTATTGATAGAATTATGATGTTTCTATTTCCAGCCTCCACCTAAACTTTTATAGATGTCGACTACTGTACTGAGCTGTTTCTGTTTTGCTTCGATGAGCTCCATTTTAGCATCCAGCGCATCTCTCTGGTTCAAAAGAACCTCAAGATAATCCGCTCTTGAATTACGGAATAACTGATTGGCAATATCAATAGATTGATCCAGAGCCTTGGTTTCCTGTGATTTCAATTGATAGTACTGATCTATATTTTTAACCTTCGACATTAAATTTGCAACATCCAGATAAGCATTTAATATGGTTTTATCATATTCATATAACGCTTGAACCTGTTTTGCATCTGCCGTCTGGAAATTAGCTTTTATCGCACTCTTATTGATAAGCGGCCCCGCAAGTTCTCCTGCCAGATTGTAAGCAATAGATTCCGGCATTTTAACAAGATATGAAGGTTTAAAAGCCTCCAGCCCTAATGTTGCAGAAATTTCCAAAGAAGGGTAAAATTCTTTTCTTGCCGCTTCAACATCTAATTTTGAAGCTTTTAATTCTAATTCTGCCTGTTTAATGTCAGGACGATTTGCCAATAACTGTGACGGAATTCCGGTATACACTGTAGGAGGAATGGTAGACATAAAGTTTTCCTTTGCCCTCACAATTGGTTGTGGATATCTTCCCAGCAAAGCATTAATTTCATTTTCCTTTTCAGTAATCTGCTGACGAATGGTGTATTCTGCAGCCTTGGATTTTGCCAATTCTGCTTCAAATTTCTTCACCGCAAGTTCTGTTGCCGCTGCGGCTTCTTTTTGAATTTTGGAAATTTCCAATGCTCTTTGCTGAAGCTTAATATACTGCTGTATGATATCCAGTTGGTTATCCAGAGCCAACAGTTCATAATAATTATCAGCAACTTCTTCAATAAGATTAGACAAAACGAAGTTCTTCCCTTCCACTGTAGAAAGATAATGAGCCACAGCAGATTCTTTTTCCGTTCTGAGTTTTTTCCAGATATCAATTTCCCAGCTTGCATTTAATCCTGCTTCGAAATTTCCAAGCGGATCCGGCATTTCTTTTCCTGGTTCAATTTCTGTGGTAGCATCACCTGCTCCTTCGCTCGTATAACGACCAGATTTTTTCAGTCCTGCTCCTATTCCTGCAGAAACCGTTGGAGTAAGTCTTCCTTTTTTAGCTAAAACACCACTTTTCGCAATTTCAATTTCCTGAAGAGTGATTAGCAGCTCCTGATTATTTTTTAAAGCTGTTTCAATAAGGGTTACCAGGTTAGGATCTGTAAAGAACTGTCTCCATGGCGTTGTTCCGCTATTGTTATTAGCATCCTGCTGTTCTTCCTGATTAAAGTTCTGAGGAATGTTTTCTTTTACCTCGTCTTTTATGACAGTCGCCATGGGCGCCTTACAACTTGCAAGTACAAGTGATAAGGCAATGGCTGCGATTATATTTTTAGTCTTCGAATTTTCCATCATGTTCATAAGGTTCAGTTTGTTCTGTTAGGGGATTTTCTTCTTCATATCTGGCCAGTCTTGACTTATCAGCAATGGTTCCGAAGATATAATACAATCCTGGGATAATCATCAATCCGAAAATGGTTCCGATTAACATCCCTCCTGCTGCTGCTGTACCAATGGTTCTGTTACCGATTGCTCCCGGTCCTGTTGCAATAACCAATGGAATCAGTCCCGCTACGAATGCAAATGATGTCATCAAAATCGGACGGAAACGAATAGCTGCCCCTTCAATAGCCGCTTTTGCTACAGGGATTCCTTCTTCAGCTTTCTTCTGTACGGCAAACTCTACAATTAACACGGCATTTTTACCTAAAAGTCCGATAAGCATTACCATTGCCACCTGTGCATAGATATTGTTTTCTAATCCTAAAAGTTTTAAACATAAAAAGGCTCCGAAAATACCCGTTGGCAAAGATAAAATTACCGGCAACGGAAGAATAAAGCTTTCATACTGTGCAGAAAGGATTAAATAAACGAATCCTAAACATACCAGGAAGATAAATACGGCTTCATTTCCTCGGCTTACTTCATCCTTAGAAATACCCGCCCAGTCAATACCAAATCCTCTTGGAAGTGTTTTATCCGCAACTTCCTGAATGGCCTGGATGGCCTGTCCACTACTATATCCTGGTGCCGGAGTTCCACTCACCTCTGCTGAATTATACATGTTGTGTCTCGTGATTTCTGACAATCCGTATACTTTTTCCAATCTCATAAAATCTGAGTAAGGAACCATCTGGTCTTTATCATTTTTCACATAGAGCTTCAACAGGTCACTCGGCAAGGCTCTATATTGAGGACCTGCCTGAACAATTACCTTATAAGGCCTGTCGAAACGAATGAAACTCGTTTCATAGTTAGATCCAATTAACGTAGATAAGTTATCCATCGCTTTTTCAATCGTTACACCTTTCTGTTCCGCAAGATCATTATCAATCTTAAGCATATATTGTGGGAAACTCGCAGAATAGAATGTAAATGCCGATCCAAGTTCCGGACGTTTTTTAAGCTCCTTCACAAAATCATTACTTACCTGCTCCATTTTATGATAATCCCCACTTCCTGCTTTATCCAGCAAACGAAGTTCAAAACCTCCCGCAGCTCCATACCCTGGTACTGAAGGCGGCTGGAAGAATTCAATATTGGCTCCTGGAATATTTTTGGCTTTTTCCTCCAGCTTTTCAATAATTTCTGCAGCTGACTCTTTACGTTCTTCCCAACTTTTAAGGTTGATCAAACAGGTTCCCGAGTTAGATCCGGTACCTTCTGTCAGAATCTCATATCCTGCAAGGGATGAAACAGACTGTACTCCATCAATACCTTCAGATTCTCTTAAAAGTTCTTTAGCAATCTGATTGGTTCTTTCCAATGTAGATCCCGGAGGGGTCTGGATAATGGCGTAGATCATCCCCTGGTCTTCTGCCGGAATAAATCCTGAAGGCAAAGAGTTACTCAGGAAGAATGTACAGGCACAAAATGCTAATAGTAACGGTAACGTTATTGTTTTTTTCGTCACTGTTTTGTTCAGCATCTTTTCATATCTTCCAGCTCCTTTTGTAAATATATTATTGAATTTATCAAGGAAAATAGTAATTAGAGTCTTCTTTTTAGTTTTTCCATGATTATTTTTCAGAATCAGGGCACACAATGCTGGCGTCAAAGTAAGAGCCACAATCCCTGATAAGATAATGGATGAAGCCATTGTAATAGAGAACTGACGGTAGAATACCCCAACCGGACCTGACATAAATGCAATCGGGATAAATACGGATGCCATTACCAGCGTAATTGCGATAATTGCCCCACTAATCTCATGCATTGCTTCTTCCGTTGCTTTTAATGGAGAAAGATTTTTTTCTTCCATCTTAGCGTGAACGGCCTCAATTACTACAATCGCATCATCTACTACAACCCCGATCGCCATTACCAAGGCAAAGAGGGAAATCATATTCAGCGTAATCCCGAATGCGGACATCACAGCGAATGTTCCTACTAATGAAACCGGAACGGCTAGCGCCGGAATTAATGTAGAACGCCAATCTCCAAGGAATAAGAATACCACGATGGCTACCAAAACGAAAGCTTCAAATAATGTGTGAATTACTTTTTCCATGGATGCATCCAGGAATCTGGAAACGTCATAACTGATATCGTAATGCATTCCTTTAGGGAAGTTATTCTTTTCAAGATCTTTCATCAATGCTTTTACGTTTTTAATAACGTCACTTGCATTGGATCCATAGGATTGTTTTACGGTAATTGCAGCAGAAGGCTTCCCGTTCAATGTAGAATAAATATCATACATGGAGCTTCCGAATTCTATATCAGCTACGTCTTTCAATCTTACAGATTCTCCATCCGGTTTTGCCTTTAGAATAATGTTTCCGTAATCTTTTTCATTGTTGAAACGACCCGAATATTTTAAGATGTATTCAAATGACTGAGAGCGTTTTCCGGAGCTTTCTCCTGTTTTACCCGGAGATGCTTCTAAACTTTGCTCATTCAGAGATTCCATTACTTCATCTGCTGAGATATTATAGGCTGTTAACCTGTCCGGCTTAAGCCAGATACGCATTGCATATTCACGGGTTCCCAGGATATCGGCAAAACCTACCCCGCTTACCCTTCTCAATTCAGACATTACGTTGATATCTGCATAGTTGAAAAGGAATTTCTGGTCAGCTTTAGGATCATCACTGTACAGGTTAATGTACATCAACATGTTGGGTTCCTCACGCGTGATCTTTACCCCTTCACGCACTACAAGAGGCGGAAGTTTATTCACCACCGAAGATACACGGTTCTGCACATTTACTGCAGCTACATTGGGATCTGTCCCCAGATCAAATACAAGCTGAATGGAAGCTTCCCCGTCATTTCCTGCATCTGAGGTCATATATTTCATACCCGGAACTCCATTTAATCCTCTTTCCAGAGGGATTACCACGGATTTAATCAACAATTCGTTGTTAGCTCCCGGATATTCTGCGGTAATATTTACTTTAGGCGGAGAAATAGATGGGAACTGAGTCACCGGAAGTTTTACCAATGACAAAACCCCCATAAATACAATAATCAATGAGATTACTATTGACAGAACAGGTCTGCGAATGAATTTTTTAAACATACTGCTTCATTTTAGAGACCACTACTCTGCTTTTAATTTCAATGATTGAAGAACTTTCTTAGGATCCTGGAATTTTGTCTTCACCTTTTGATCATCCTTTACCTTCTGAACTCCTTCCAGAAGAATCTGATCTCCTTTTGAGATTCCTGAACCTACAATATAGAGATCCGGCAGTTCGTAAGCAATTTTAATATTTCTGGATTTTGCTACTCCGTTTTTGTCAATAACAAATACATATTTCTGATCCTGAATTTCATAGGTAGATTTCTGTGGAATAATCAAACCGTTATGAACAGGTACTGTCATCTGTATTTTTCCTGTTTCGCCATTTCTCAGAAGCTTATCAGGGTTAGGGAACTTGGCACGGAAAGCAATATTTCCGGTCTCGTTATCAAATTCTCCTTCAATGGTCTGGATCTCTCCTTTTTGGGTATACATTTCTCCATTGGCAGTGATCAGGGATACCTGATTGCTTCCTCTGTCTGCAGCGTGAGTCTGATAACTTAAATATTCAGGCTCAGAAACATTGAAATACGTATAGATATTGGTATTATCTGACAAGGATGTCAAAAGATCTCCTTCATCTACAAGACTTCCTAGTTTCAAAGGAATCCTGTTGATAATGCCGGAGAATGGTGCTTTAATATCAGTAAATGAAAGGTGAATCTGAGCCAGTTTCATCTCAGCATTAGCGGCATCCAGTTTGGCTTTTGCCATTGCTTTTTCATTTTTGGAAACAATGTTGTTTCCTGCCAATGTACTTGCATTTTTCAGCTCAATAGAAGCCTGTTCTACCTCTGCCTGTGCTTTTAATAATTCTGCCTGATACAGTTTAGGCATAATTCGGAACAATGTTTGCCCGGCCTGTACGTACTGTCCTTCATCTACAAAGATTTTTTCCAGGAAACCTTTTTCCTGAGCTCTTACTTCAATGTTTTTTACAGATTGAATCTGGGCTACGTATTCTTTGTTGATTACGGTATCCATTACCACAGGGGACGTCACCGGATATACGGTAACTTCTTCTTTTTCTTCTTTTTTCTTATTGCAGCCAACCGCCAACAGAAGGGCACTCAGCGCAATTCCCGAAGCAACTCTTTTTATCATAATTCTAGAGTTTATATAAATCGTTAATGTTTTGTAGAAATAAAACGGTAATAAGAAAGGTACGTTGTGATGATTACCGGCATACACAACGCAAGTTCTTTCTACCCGGAATCAGGCAGAAAATAAATAGAACGGAGAAATTTTAAATTCTAATAGAACGGATAAGAATAAATCTTTTGGTCGCCAAACCAAGAACAAAGCCATGAATATCCGGTTTTGACCGTTTAAAGCTTTTTAATCCGAAAATATAAATCAAACTGAAAACTCCTGTGAAAAGGACAATAGCCTGCCATACATCAGATAACTGGAAATCATTTTCTGTAAGTTCAAAGGTGGAGGTGTTTATATTATCAGCCATTTGCTGAACAGACAGCTTTTCAAAAGTCTGATTCAGGCGGTTAACTCTTTTGGGCATATGATGAGAAGAATGACCAGTATAGTCATTTCGAAGAGTCTTAACATCAATTCTACTTTCTACTACAAAGAGCAGAAAAAGACCGGTTAAAAAGTATACTACGAAGTTTCTCATTTTGAAGTTGCAAATGTACACCCAGATTATGATATTTCCATCATGGATTAACAAAATTTAACTATCCTTTAAAATACCTGAATAAAAAATTTAATAAATTGCGAATAAATCCTTTATTCAAGCACTATAGGAACAATCGTGATATTCCATCTGTGTAGGTTTCAATTTTCAAAAATCAAGCCAAATTTTATATCCTGAAAAACTTATAGACATAAATCTATTGCTTTTTTAGACATTTTTAAAGGCTGTTTACCTTTCATTTGAAGTATGTTTTATTATTGAATTAAAATAACTTAACCTAACTTTTATCATGATTCCAGATTATTAATATTAACTTATTGTCTCTCTTTCTTTTTTGAATTACTTTTGCCAAAAATTAACACAAACAAATGAAAAGAAACTACAATATCTTCCTGAAAATAAGACGCTTAAAAATCCCTTATTAACCCCTATCTCTCTAATTTTTATACGATAAATATTATTTTTGGTTTCCTGAAAAACGATTCATAAAACAGTGAGATAAATCTACTTTAATTTATACTTTCCGTTAGTTTATGAAAATTTAACATATATTTATTAAAAATATTTGTAAATTTATAAGGCATTAATATCATTATTCATGAAACACTTTAAAATCACATCTCACTATGAAAAAATTATTAGTACCAGTCCTTTTTGGATTGACCATTGTTTCCCTAACAGCGTGTAAGCATCCCGGAAAAGAAGCTGAAACCTTTACCGCTGCTGCCCCAGAAAATGCAGACGACATTTCCAAAAATGTGTATGTTGACAGCTATGGAGAAAAGATAGAAGTAACCATCAACAACACCAAAAATACCGCAACAATACATTTAAACGGTAAAACTTTTGACCTTAAAAAAAGTGATGCTCTACCGGAGTACACAGCCTCTAATGAAGAGTATCAATATTCTGATATTAAGGGAAATATAACTTTCCTGAAGAAGAATGCAGATATGGTCCTGTTCCATCTTAAACAGGCAAAAAAACAGTCTGGCCCGGCGAAAATGGCATCTTATTAGCATATTGAACAGCATTCATTAAAAAATAAGTATTATGAAAAGTTTATGTTATTATTTATCGGCACTTGTTATCGCAACGTTTTTATTCGTTTCCTGTAAAACTCAAAATGCACAAAAAACAGCTAATGATATCACAGGAAAAACATGGAAGCTTACTGAGCTTAACGGAAAGCCGATCGATCTTAAAAATCCTAAGAACAATCCTTATTTCAAACTTGATATGAATGGTATGAGATACCAGGGACATGCAGGATGCAATGGTTTGGGAGGAACTTTCGAGATCAAACCTGAGATGATGAGAATAAAATTCAACCAGGGAATGTCTACCATGATGGCTTGTGAAGATCTGGATATTGAAAACCAATTTACAAAAGCAATCCTTGCAGCAGATAACTATTCTGTAAATGGAAATACGCTTACTTTAAATAAAGCAAGAATGGCTCCTTTAGCAAAATTTGTTCTTCAATAATATTATTTCTGACTAGTCCTAAATAATCGTTACAGATTAATAAGATAAAAATACTAATATTTATGATATAGTTGTAGGGCTATCCTTACAACTATATTTGTTTTTATAGGTTCTTATTTTTACACTATTCTGTTTGTGCATTTGTTCAGGTGTTTTCATATAACACGACCAATGTGGTCTTTTAGTATTATAAATTGTGATGGCATCTTCTACTAATAGCTTCATTGTTTGTATATTAACATGATAGTCTTCCAATAGAAACTCTTGTTTAAGTATCCCATTTACCCTTTCTGCAATTGCATTTGCATAAGGATCGTAACTCTCGGTCATTGAAGGACTAATGTTTTTCTTTTTCAGTATTTTCTGATAATCCATACTACAATACTGAAAACCCCTGTCAGAATGATGAATTAAGCTTTCCTTATACATTCTCTGCTTTATAGCCATATTCAATGCACTAAGAGCCCCTGAGCTGCCAGACTATTAGAAACATCATATCCCATTATCTTTTTAGAATAAGCATCAGTGACCAAAGACAGATAACAATTACGGTCTCTACCCCCAATATAAGTGATATCCGAAACCCATACCTGTTCAGGGTGTTCCAGCAGCATGTCTTCTATCAGATTTTTATGTTTTCTGAATCGATGATGGGAATCAGTGGTTATCCAGTAGTTTCTTTTAGGCTTTATAAGCATATCATTAGCTTTCAATATACGGAAAAGCTTATCTCTGCCTACATGTAAGGACTGTAACGAGGGTTCCAGCATATGATAGAGCTTTCTTGTGCCCAGACGAGGCATCACCACCCGTAAGCTATTGACAAGCTGAATCACCTGATCAGCTTTGGCTCTTTTGCTTTCTGTAATCCAGAAGCTTCGATAATAGCGCTGTCGGCTAATCCCGACCAATCCGCAAAGATAGCTTATCGCTTTTTTGTTTTCTTTGCTGATATATTGGATTGATCGGGAGAGAAGTTTTTTCTTACCTGAATCAGGTATTCTTCTTCGGCTAAATCAATCAGCTTATCCAGAATAGAAGCTTTATCTTCAGATTTTACTAAGCGGTTCTCTAAGAATCGATTCTGGTGCTCCAAACGTTTTAGCTTCTCTTCAAGTTCTCTGATTTTTTGTTCCGGGGTTTGCATAGCTTTACTTTGTGAACGGTTATCCAGATCAAAGTTACCATATTTTCTACGCCATTCGGTAATAGTACCATGTCCCTGGATACCATATTTGCGCATTGCTGCCCGATTTCCAATCGAACCACTTTCTACTTCACCCACTACGGCTAGTTTAAAGGATAAACTGTAATCTTTTTGACTACGCTTTACATACTGATTATTAAATTGTTCCATAACATTACTTTTTTAGTTGTAACGATATGTTAGGACGAGACATTCACTTAAATAAAAAAAGACGCCCCATTCGTGAGGCGTCTTTTTTATGAATACTGCTCTACTTTTTTTTGTTGTAAATTATATAGCAGATCAGAAGGCTTACATTCACCAGAACAGCAAATGCATTGGATAAGATAATAGGTAATTCTTCCTTTTCAAAACCATACCATACCCACAATGAAAGCCCTGAAATGAGGACTAAAAGCATGAGCAGAGAAATATCTTCTACATTCTTTTCCCTGATCACTTTTACCAGCTGCGGAATCATAGAAACTGAAGTAAGAATTCCGGCAATAATACCTAATATATTTTCATTCATACATGTTATATTTTGGATAGGTATACTAAAATATGTTAATGAAATCTGTTCATTGAAACTTCTTCATGTAACGGAATACATTCTTCTATCAATCTGAATAAATCTCTTGCAAAATAACAGCCATTCAGAATGCCACGGGCTCCTAATCCGTTAAAAACATATAAGTTATTCCATGTTTCATGCCTGCCAATGATAGGTCTTCTGTCTTTCACTGTGGGGCGGAAGCCAAAATGTACTTCTGCGACTTCAAAATCATAAGGATAGAACTCTGAAAGTCCTTTCACTAATTGTTCAACCGCTGATTCGTCAATATGATGATGAAGCTGTTCCCTGTCATATGTTCCACCATAGAAATAAAGTCCGTTTCCGGTAGGGAATAAGAAATGTTTTTTCTTGATCGTTATGTTTTCAGGAATTGGCTGTGAGAGCTTCACTTTTATATGATGCCCTTTATTTGGGTTCACTGTAATTTCTGAAAAGTATGGATTATCTTTCACTCCCATTCCCTCGCAGAAAATCATATTTTTGAAAGTAATATCTTTATATGCAGATTCAGAAGGGTTCAATTGAGTGTAATCGAACTTTTCTTTTACCAAATGATCATTTTTCTCAAAATAACTGAATAAACCTGTGAAAAATCCATTAACATTCAGCCTGGCAGACTGATTCACCTTTCCGGTCTGAAAGTCGTTTTTTACAAGCTCTAATCGATCAAAATTTTTATCAAGAAAAGCAGATAATTCGTCATTTCCCGATTTTTTCAGCCACAAGTTCTGCTCATTCTCATCATGAAAAATCCTGTGAATAGGAGCATTGATGAGATAGTTTTCTCCGGTATACGATTCTATTTCTTTCAGACTATCTTTAAGGAAGTCTATTTGCTCCTGTGCTTTCCAGAATGTGGTAAACTTCTTTAGCACAACCGGATTGATAATTCCTGCTGAAACTTGTGAAGCGCTTTTTCTCCCTTCAGAAAAGATTACAAAGGACTTATTATTCTTAATCAGCTGATGAGCCAGAAAAAGCCCCGCGTATCCGTCTCCTACAATAATATACTCTACATTTTTCATATGAGAAATTTCATTTATTTAAAGGTCATATGTAATCGCCTGTATTACTGATTATTGATTAGCAATAAATAAAGGGCGATTTCATAATAAAAAAACCTGAGTAAAAATACTCAGGTTTTCTATAAATATCAAGTGAAATTTAGTAATTCCACATATCATTTTCCATGTTAAGAATCTGTGCTTTGATTCTATCGCTTTCTTCAAGCTGCTCATCAGCATTTTTAGGGATATAGTCCTTAATAGTACCGTCTCCTAAACCAGCTGAAGACTTATAAATGATAGAAGAGAATCTTCTTGCATTGATAACGTCATCGAAAGATAAATCAGCAGATGAATTTTTTCTGTTGAAAACAAAATTGTTTGCTAAGATATCACGAGCACTTGGATAATAGATCCAGAAAAGGTCAATAAGCTCATCGTTACCTGCAATAGGCTTACCATCCGGGCCAATAACTCCCTGTACTGCAGGATCTGGTCCCATTGCAGCAATACCAAGAGGTCTGTATTTCATTTGCCCGTCTCTCTTATCAATAAACCACATACCCATAATTTTAAGAACTTTTACTTTGTCTGTAGTGGTCTTAAATACGTCAGTATATTGTTTTTTCTCAGCTTCTGTAAGCTGTCTTCCAGAGTTTAAGATATCAATAGCAGCATCATTAATGATCACTTTTTCCAATCTTTTCTGAATTCCTTCAGGAGAAAGCTTTACGGTAAAGTTTTCATCGTCATATACCTGCTGAATCTTACCACTCAAAGCAGCATCCAATAATAATTGGTATAGCGATCTTGTAGGTGTAGCAAGAAGGCCATCCGGATTGTCATAGTAGAATGGCTGGTTGATCTTATCATTCATATCAATGATCTCCCAAACAAACATACTCTTAAGGATATCTTTGTCTTCTACAAAACCATATTCAAGAGGCTTTACTGTTTTATCTACAATAGTATCACCAACTTTCTGTTTGTTTTCTGCTCTCATCTGTCTGAACTCTTCCGGAGAAGCTGCGTTCAGAATAGTCTGGGAAAAAGCAAATCCCGAAACTAATACTAAAAGGGTGCTAATATATTTTTTCATAATAAATTACAATTTTAGTCCTATTGAACATTAATGATTATAGGAGTAATGTTTTTAATAATCTGACCATCAAGACCCTGAGCTGTTGCTTTAATATCAAAGATAGAAACCACATCACCGGTTCTCAAATTCTTCACTAAACCTGCTGCTTCATCCAGAGAGTTACCATGAACAAGAAGAGCTGCTCTACCTGGTACTCTTACCATAAACTGAGTTACA is a genomic window containing:
- a CDS encoding multicopper oxidase domain-containing protein, which produces MKKLLVPVLFGLTIVSLTACKHPGKEAETFTAAAPENADDISKNVYVDSYGEKIEVTINNTKNTATIHLNGKTFDLKKSDALPEYTASNEEYQYSDIKGNITFLKKNADMVLFHLKQAKKQSGPAKMASY
- a CDS encoding META domain-containing protein, which translates into the protein MKSLCYYLSALVIATFLFVSCKTQNAQKTANDITGKTWKLTELNGKPIDLKNPKNNPYFKLDMNGMRYQGHAGCNGLGGTFEIKPEMMRIKFNQGMSTMMACEDLDIENQFTKAILAADNYSVNGNTLTLNKARMAPLAKFVLQ
- a CDS encoding integrase core domain-containing protein, which gives rise to MAIKQRMYKESLIHHSDRGFQYCSMDYQKILKKKNISPSMTESYDPYANAIAERVNGILKQEFLLEDYHVNIQTMKLLVEDAITIYNTKRPHWSCYMKTPEQMHKQNSVKIRTYKNKYSCKDSPTTIS
- a CDS encoding DDE-type integrase/transposase/recombinase, which gives rise to MVGISRQRYYRSFWITESKRAKADQVIQLVNSLRVVMPRLGTRKLYHMLEPSLQSLHVGRDKLFRILKANDMLIKPKRNYWITTDSHHRFRKHKNLIEDMLLEHPEQVWVSDITYIGGRDRNCYLSLVTDAYSKKIMGYDVSNSLAAQGLLVH
- a CDS encoding SemiSWEET transporter; translated protein: MNENILGIIAGILTSVSMIPQLVKVIREKNVEDISLLMLLVLISGLSLWVWYGFEKEELPIILSNAFAVLVNVSLLICYIIYNKKK
- a CDS encoding NAD(P)/FAD-dependent oxidoreductase; this translates as MKNVEYIIVGDGYAGLFLAHQLIKNNKSFVIFSEGRKSASQVSAGIINPVVLKKFTTFWKAQEQIDFLKDSLKEIESYTGENYLINAPIHRIFHDENEQNLWLKKSGNDELSAFLDKNFDRLELVKNDFQTGKVNQSARLNVNGFFTGLFSYFEKNDHLVKEKFDYTQLNPSESAYKDITFKNMIFCEGMGVKDNPYFSEITVNPNKGHHIKVKLSQPIPENITIKKKHFLFPTGNGLYFYGGTYDREQLHHHIDESAVEQLVKGLSEFYPYDFEVAEVHFGFRPTVKDRRPIIGRHETWNNLYVFNGLGARGILNGCYFARDLFRLIEECIPLHEEVSMNRFH
- the gldN gene encoding gliding motility protein GldN translates to MKKYISTLLVLVSGFAFSQTILNAASPEEFRQMRAENKQKVGDTIVDKTVKPLEYGFVEDKDILKSMFVWEIIDMNDKINQPFYYDNPDGLLATPTRSLYQLLLDAALSGKIQQVYDDENFTVKLSPEGIQKRLEKVIINDAAIDILNSGRQLTEAEKKQYTDVFKTTTDKVKVLKIMGMWFIDKRDGQMKYRPLGIAAMGPDPAVQGVIGPDGKPIAGNDELIDLFWIYYPSARDILANNFVFNRKNSSADLSFDDVINARRFSSIIYKSSAGLGDGTIKDYIPKNADEQLEESDRIKAQILNMENDMWNY